Sequence from the Mycoplasma cottewii genome:
ATCAAAGTTACCAATTGTAGCTTTATCAATTAAATCATCACCATTTAATGAAACATTAGGATTTCTAACTAACTCTTGAACATATTTTGCGGCTTCATCAACGACTTCTTTGCTTTCAATATTAACAATTTGACCAACACGTTGTGCACCGATCATAAATATGTTTTTTGGATCGTTATTTAAAACAACATTTTTTCCAGCTTCAGCTGCTTTTCATAGAATTTCTCAACTTAAAGTTGAATTATCTATTTCAGTTTCATTTGTTTCTTCAATAAACTTAACACCTTGTTCTTTTAAAAATTGTTTATTTTCTTTTGTTGGATTAACAATGATTGACATATCTCCTCATAAATAAGGAACTGCATAATCTATAATTGAATCAGTGTTTAAGTATTTTGCTTCTGGATCTTCTTCTTTTTTATCATCTTTGTTTTCTTCTAATTCGCGTTCAATAAGTCTAACTTCTGATTTAACCATTGTCTCTAATAATGGAGTTTGAATTTGTTTTGGTTTTTCTTGTTCTTCAGTTGACTCTGAATTTGAGTTATTTTCTTGGTCAGTGCTTTCTTCAGTAGACATTAAAGTTATAGTTTCATCTTTGTTTTCTTCTGTACCATCTTCAGGTTCATTAAAAGTGATTTGATTTCCATTTCTATCTTTAAAAGTTCCTCAAACATTTAATTTAGAATAATCTAGTTTTTGGATTCTTCCTTCGTTAGCTAAACGTTGAATCATATAATCACTAGGAACCATAACATCATAACCAACAGTTTGAATTTTATTATATAAATTCTCATTTGAGTCATAAGTTTGATAACTTATTTTTACTTTATGATCTTTTTCAAATTGTTCAATCAATTTTTCATCAATATACTCTCCTCAGTTCGCAACAATTAAATCATATGTATTGTTTAAAACATAAGCAGTAGTTAATCCTGAAAATGCACCAGCTGTTAAAATAACAACTGAAAAAGTTTTTCAAGTTCTAGCGATAAATGATTGAGCATGATATTTTGATTGATTTTTAATTAATAATTTCTTTTGTAAATTAATTACGTGTTCACTTAGTTTATTAAATTGTTTTTGTTTTTTATCAATTTTATTTTGATATTTAGTTTCAAAGTTTGAGATTAGTTTTTGTTTTTCTTCTTCTAAATGTTGAATTCGATCTTGATCATCACACATTTGAATTTTTAAATCAATTTGATTTGTGATTAAAACTTTTTTATAAATTCTAGTTAACACTTCATCGATTTTATCTGTTAGTTCATTAATTTTATTTTTTCTAACATCTTGAAAGTCATGTAGTTTTTCAACAACCATTCTTAATTTGTAGTGATCTTTTCCTTCTTCAAGTTCTATGATTCATTCTTCAAGATAATTAATTTTATTTTTATATCATTCAACAAGTTTTTTAGATGGATCTTTTTCTTGTTTTAATTCTTTTTGTAATGTTCTAATTTTAGCTTTAATTTTTTTAATTTTTAAACTAGCAGTTTTTTCACGTTCTTTGATAACTTCAATTTTATCTTCTAAAAATTCAATCTTTTCTTCTAAGTTTTGAATTTGTAAAGTTAGTTTAGCTGCTTTTTTAACATCAGTTGTTTTTATTAGTTGTAAATCTAATTGACTTAATTTTTTATTAGCTTTTTTTAATCTAACTTCATAACGTTTTTCTTTACCTATTTTCGATTTTAGTTTATATTGTTTTCATTGAAGTTTAGAAATCTTTTTATCATAGTTATTAGTTTTAAAAATAAATAATTTAAATTTTAAAGTAAAGTATTTAAATCATAAACTTAATCTAAATGAAGTTTTAATTATAGTTTTATTATTTAAAGTATCTTTTAAGTTTTCTAATTCTTTGTTTAATTTAGATAATTCTTTTAATTTATAAGTATTGTTTTGAATTTTTTGTTTTGTTTCAGTTTTGTATTGTTTATAAATAACAATTGCATTTCAAGTAATAATACAAATAGCAATTATTGCAACTAGACCTGTACCAAAAGCAAATACAAAAGGTTTTATTTTTTTAGCTGTATAAATGAATGTAGAAATGTTTGTTTGATCTCCACCAGTAAAATAAGAAATAATAAAGTCATCAAAACTCATTGCAAAAGCTATTGCACTTGCAGTTATAATAGCCGGTTTTAAAATAGGAATAATAACTTTAAACATAACTTGATGATTTTTAGCACCTAAATCATAACTAGCATCAATTAAGCTTGGATCAATTTTTCTTAATCTAGGCATAACTGTAATTAATACATAAGGCACGTTAAATGAAATATGAGCCATAATCAATGTTAAGATCCCGAATTTTAATCCACTTAATAAAAATACAATCATCAATGAAACTGCAGTAACAACATCAGCATTAATTAAAGGAACATTAGCAATTGAATATCATTTATTTCTTGTTGCTCTTTTTGTTTTACTTAAACCAATAGCAGCAAGTGTTCCAATTATTACTGAAACAATTGTTGAGACAACTGCAACAAATATAGAAGTAAAAATTGATTTTAAAAATGGTGAATCAGAAAACATTCTTGAATATCATCTAAATGAAAATCCTTCTCATCCTAAAGTAGTTTCTCCACCATTAAATGAAAGTACAACCATTGCAACAATCGGTGCATAAATAAACGCAATAATTATTGCAAAGTAACTATTTTTTAAGAATCTTTTCATTTTTCTTACCACCCCTTACTTCAAATTTATTACTTAATAATTTCATAATTATAATAATAGCAAATACCATGATAGCTAAAACAACTGAAATTGCTGCACCAAATCCAAAATCACTTCCTTGGAAGAAGTATGATTCAATAGCTTGAGCAATTAAGTTAATTTTTCCATCACCCATATAATGAACAACTATCAGACTAGTTGCTGCTTGAACTAAAACTAAACTAAATCCAGTTAAAACTCCTGGCATTGATGAACGTAATGTTATAGTTCAAAAAGTTTTAAATGGTGAACAACCTAAATCTTGAGCAGCGTGCTCTAAATCTCTAGGTCTTGATTCTAATGAATCATAAATTGGAGCAATTGCAAAAGGTAAGAACATATAAGTCATACCAATAACCATCGCAATTGGTGTACCAATTGAAGATGCTGCAAATAAGTAAAATAAAGATCTAAGTCCTAAGACTTTTAAAAGCATAGAAATTCACATAGGCATTGTAACGATTACTCACATATTTCTTGCTAGAATTTTTGATCTCATTTTAGACATAATTAATGCAATTGGATATCCCATTAAAACACACATAACTCCTGCAGCAAATGCATAAGCAATTGAAAGTAATAATGAAATCATAAGATCATTATCAGTAAATAAAGTAATGAATTTTTCAATAGATACTCTAAAAAGTTTAATTCCATCAGCTGGTTGAACAACAGCATAAATAACAATCAAAATTAAAGGAAGCACAACTAAAAATGACATTACTACAAAAAATGGTAATAATATCGGTCATACTTTTCCTTTTGCGAAATTAAACATTTTAGTTTGAGAAAGTCGGTTATTAATTTCTTTTATTTTTAATCTGAA
This genomic interval carries:
- the potCD gene encoding spermidine/putrescine ABC transporter permease/substrate-binding protein, with the translated sequence MKRFLKNSYFAIIIAFIYAPIVAMVVLSFNGGETTLGWEGFSFRWYSRMFSDSPFLKSIFTSIFVAVVSTIVSVIIGTLAAIGLSKTKRATRNKWYSIANVPLINADVVTAVSLMIVFLLSGLKFGILTLIMAHISFNVPYVLITVMPRLRKIDPSLIDASYDLGAKNHQVMFKVIIPILKPAIITASAIAFAMSFDDFIISYFTGGDQTNISTFIYTAKKIKPFVFAFGTGLVAIIAICIITWNAIVIYKQYKTETKQKIQNNTYKLKELSKLNKELENLKDTLNNKTIIKTSFRLSLWFKYFTLKFKLFIFKTNNYDKKISKLQWKQYKLKSKIGKEKRYEVRLKKANKKLSQLDLQLIKTTDVKKAAKLTLQIQNLEEKIEFLEDKIEVIKEREKTASLKIKKIKAKIRTLQKELKQEKDPSKKLVEWYKNKINYLEEWIIELEEGKDHYKLRMVVEKLHDFQDVRKNKINELTDKIDEVLTRIYKKVLITNQIDLKIQMCDDQDRIQHLEEEKQKLISNFETKYQNKIDKKQKQFNKLSEHVINLQKKLLIKNQSKYHAQSFIARTWKTFSVVILTAGAFSGLTTAYVLNNTYDLIVANWGEYIDEKLIEQFEKDHKVKISYQTYDSNENLYNKIQTVGYDVMVPSDYMIQRLANEGRIQKLDYSKLNVWGTFKDRNGNQITFNEPEDGTEENKDETITLMSTEESTDQENNSNSESTEEQEKPKQIQTPLLETMVKSEVRLIERELEENKDDKKEEDPEAKYLNTDSIIDYAVPYLWGDMSIIVNPTKENKQFLKEQGVKFIEETNETEIDNSTLSWEILWKAAEAGKNVVLNNDPKNIFMIGAQRVGQIVNIESKEVVDEAAKYVQELVRNPNVSLNGDDLIDKATIGNFDFAFMYNGDAATANTLRDEEGDPIGGTKGYIFGRPNKKHEVTIEGKTEIRYETTNIYSDSMVISTECRNLDLSYKFINFIYENALAVSEYVGQASPLVIVDEEITNSEGEDKGFYWESKNLYLPITSQEDKFKLNGNEKLAYTYNGKVDNYLVNKFTKIVAGKR
- the potB gene encoding spermidine/putrescine ABC transporter permease, giving the protein MKDKNLKDVQVNLNGFNQEELEEAIDDQKEQIKRENFRLKIKEINNRLSQTKMFNFAKGKVWPILLPFFVVMSFLVVLPLILIVIYAVVQPADGIKLFRVSIEKFITLFTDNDLMISLLLSIAYAFAAGVMCVLMGYPIALIMSKMRSKILARNMWVIVTMPMWISMLLKVLGLRSLFYLFAASSIGTPIAMVIGMTYMFLPFAIAPIYDSLESRPRDLEHAAQDLGCSPFKTFWTITLRSSMPGVLTGFSLVLVQAATSLIVVHYMGDGKINLIAQAIESYFFQGSDFGFGAAISVVLAIMVFAIIIIMKLLSNKFEVRGGKKNEKILKK